A region from the Sorex araneus isolate mSorAra2 chromosome 6, mSorAra2.pri, whole genome shotgun sequence genome encodes:
- the ACSBG1 gene encoding long-chain-fatty-acid--CoA ligase ACSBG1 → MPDSREGAQEAAARPCTGGTQGGGNSGASFLSDQQPLSKESLGQAATQAALLKAQDGPLAPPEAALWTTQADGRVQLRLDPSCPQLPCTVHAMFSETLTKYGELRALGVKRQGQWHHISYAQYYLLARRAARGFLKLGLERAHSVAILGFNSPEWFFSAVGTVFAGGIVTGIYTTSSPEACQYIAHDSRANVLVVDTQKQLEKILKIWKNLPHLKAVVIYREPPPPKLANVYTMEELLELGSGMPEATLDTILQAQRPDQCCVLVYTSGTTGPPKGVMLSQDNITWTARYGSQAGDIQPAEVQQEVVVSYLPLSHIAAQIYDLWTGIQWGAQVCFAEPDALKGSLVNTLREVEPTSHMGVPRVWEKIMERIQEVAAQSGFIRRKMLLWAMAVTLEQNLSCPGSDLKPLATRLADYLVLAKVRQALGFAKCQKNFYGAAPMTAETQRFFLGLNMRLYAGYGLSETSGPHFMSSPYNYRLYSSGRLVPGCRVKLLNPDAAGVGEICLWGRTVFMGYLNMEARTRDAIDADGWLHTGDMGRLDADGFLYITGRLKELIITAGGENVAPVPIEEAVKTEVPIISNAMLIGDQRKFLSMLVTLKCTLDPDTSDPTDKLTEQAVEFCQRVGSRATTVSEIVGTRDTAVYQAIEEGICRVNARAAARPYHIQKWAILHRDFSISGGELGPTMKLKRLMVLEKYKDIIDSFYREQKQ, encoded by the exons CTTCCTGAGCGACCAGCAGCCTCTCTCCAAagagtctctgggccaggctgCCACACAGGCGGCCCTGCTGAAGGCCCAGGATGGCCCGCTGGCCCCTCCAG AGGCAGCGCTGTGGACGACGCAGGCCGATGGGCGGGTGCAGCTGCGCCTggaccccagctgcccccagctgccctgtACCGTGCATGCCATGTTCTCCGAGACGCTGACCAAGTATGGCGAGCTCCGTGCGCTGGGCGTCAAGCGCCAGGGTCAATGGCATCACATCTCCTACGCGCAGTACTACCTGCTGGCCCGCAGGGCAGCCCGGGGCTTCTTGAAG CTGGGACTGGAGCGGGCCCACAGTGTAGCCATTCTTGGCTTCAACTCCCCAGAGTGGTTCTTCTCTGCAGTGGGCACAGTGTTCGCCGG GGGCATCGTCACGGGCATCTATACCACCAGCTCCCCCGAGGCCTGCCAGTACATCGCCCATGACAGTCGTGCCAATGTGCTTGTGGTTGACACACAGAAGCAGCTGGAAAAGATTCTGAAG ATCTGGAAAAACCTGCCCCACCTGAAGGCTGTTGTGATCTATCGAGAGCCTCCGCCGCCAAAGCTGGCCAACGTTTACACG ATGGAGGAGCTCCTGGAGCTGGGCAGTGGCATGCCTGAAGCAACGCTGGACACCATTCTCCAGGCCCAGCGACCCGACCAGTGCTGTGTGCTTGTCTACACATCAGGCACCACTGGGCCCCCCAAGGGAGTGATGCTGAGTCAGGACAAT ATCACATGGACAGCACGGTATGGCAGCCAGGCCGGTGACATCCAGCCAGCAGAAGTCCAGCAGGAAGTGGTGGTCAGCTACCTGCCTCTCAGCCACATCGCCGCCCAGATCTATGACCTGTGGACCGGCATCCAGTGGGGGGCCCAGGTCTGCTTTGCTGAGCCTGATGCCCTGAag GGGAGCCTGGTGAACACGCTGCGGGAGGTGGAGCCCACATCCCACATGGGGGTGCCCCGCGTCTGGGAGAAGATCATGGAGCGCATCCAGGAGGTGGCGGCTCAGTCTGGCTTCATCCGGCGCAAGATGCTATTATGGGCCATGGCTGTGACCTTGGAACAGAACCTCAGCTGCCCCGGCAG CGACCTGAAACCCTTGGCCACCAGGCTGGCCGACTACCTGGTGCTGGCCAAGGTGCGCCAGGCCCTGGGCTTCGCCAAGTGCCAGAAGAACTTCTATGGGGCGGCGCCCATGACCGCAGAGACGCAGCGCTTCTTCCTGGGCCTCAACATGCGCCTGTACGCGGGCTACGGGCTCAGCGAGACCTCGGGGCCGCACTTCATGTCCAGCCCCTACAACTACCGGCTCTACAG TTCCGGCAGGCTGGTGCCCGGCTGCCGGGTGAAGCTGCTCAACCCCGACGCGGCGGGCGTGGGCGAGATCTGCCTGTGGGGCCGCACCGTCTTCATGGGCTACCTCAACATGGAGGCCCGCACGCGCGACGCCATCGACGCCGACGGCTGGCTGCACACGGGCGACATGGGCCGCCTGGACGCCGACGGCTTCCTCTACATCACCGGGAGGCTAAAGG AGCTGATCATCACTGCAGGAGGGGAGAATGTGGCACCTGTGCCCATTGAGGAGGCGGTGAAGACGGAGGTGCCCATCATCAGCAATGCCATGCTCATTGGGGACCAGAGGAAGTTCTTGTCTATGCTGGTGACCTTGAAG TGCACACTGGACCCAGACACATCGGACCCCACCGACAAGCTGACAGAACAGGCTGTAGAGTTCTGCCAGAGGGTGGGCAGCCGGGCCACCACAGTGTCGGAGATCGTGGGCACACGGGACACTGCTGTATACCAGGCCATTGAGGAGGGAATCTGCCGCGTGAATGCCAGGGCAGCAGCCCGACCCTACCACATCCAGAAGTGGGCCATTCTCCACAGAGACTTCTCCATTTCAGGGGGAGAACTGG GGCCCACAATGAAGCTGAAGCGGCTCATGGTTCTGGAGAAGTACAAGGACATCATCGACTCCTTCTACCGGGAGCAGAAGCAGTGA
- the CIB2 gene encoding calcium and integrin-binding family member 2 isoform X2: protein MGNKQTIFTEEQLDNYQDCTFFNKKDILKLHARFYELAPNLVPMDYRKSPIVHVPMSLIIQMPELRENPFKERIVEAFSEEGDGNLTFNDFVDMFSVLCESAPRDLKASYAFKIYDFNTDNFICKEDLERTLARLTKSELDEDEVVMVCDKVIEEADLDGDGKLGFADFEDMIAKAPDFLSTFHIRI, encoded by the exons ATGGGAAACAAGCAGACCATATTCACGGAGGAGCAGCTGGACAACTACCAG GACTGCACCTTCTTCAACAAGAAGGACATTCTCAA GCTGCACGCACGCTTCTATGAGCTGGCCCCCAACCTCGTGCCCATGGACTACAGGAAGAGCCCAATTGTGCACGTGCCCATGAGCCTTATCATCCAGATGCCTGAGCTGCGG GAGAACCCGTTCAAGGAGCGGATCGTGGAGGCGTTCTCCGAGGAAGGCGACGGCAATCTCACCTTCAACGACTTCGTAGACATGTTCTCAGTGCTCTGCGAGTCAGCACCCCGAGACCTCAAAGCCAGCTATGCCTTCAAGATCTATG ACTTCAACACTGACAACTTCATCTGCAAGGAGGACCTGGAGCGGACATTGGCTCGGCTCACCAAGTCGGAGCTGGATGAGGACGAGGTGGTGATGGTGTGTGACAAGGTCATTGAGGAGGCCGACCTGGATGGGGATGGCAAGCTGGGCTTTGCTGACTTTGAGGATATGATCGCCAAGGCCCCCGACTTCCTCAG CACCTTCCACATCCGGATCTGA
- the CIB2 gene encoding calcium and integrin-binding family member 2 isoform X3 — protein sequence MGNKQTIFTEEQLDNYQLLPAEVPAPSVSTRMGSGTLLGAPHLHTVPQENPFKERIVEAFSEEGDGNLTFNDFVDMFSVLCESAPRDLKASYAFKIYDFNTDNFICKEDLERTLARLTKSELDEDEVVMVCDKVIEEADLDGDGKLGFADFEDMIAKAPDFLSTFHIRI from the exons ATGGGAAACAAGCAGACCATATTCACGGAGGAGCAGCTGGACAACTACCAG CTCCTGCCCGCAGAGGTTCCGGCCCCCTCTGTGAGCACCAGGATGGGCTCAGGGACACTGCTCGGTGCCCCTCACCTGCACACGGTCCCCCAGGAGAACCCGTTCAAGGAGCGGATCGTGGAGGCGTTCTCCGAGGAAGGCGACGGCAATCTCACCTTCAACGACTTCGTAGACATGTTCTCAGTGCTCTGCGAGTCAGCACCCCGAGACCTCAAAGCCAGCTATGCCTTCAAGATCTATG ACTTCAACACTGACAACTTCATCTGCAAGGAGGACCTGGAGCGGACATTGGCTCGGCTCACCAAGTCGGAGCTGGATGAGGACGAGGTGGTGATGGTGTGTGACAAGGTCATTGAGGAGGCCGACCTGGATGGGGATGGCAAGCTGGGCTTTGCTGACTTTGAGGATATGATCGCCAAGGCCCCCGACTTCCTCAG CACCTTCCACATCCGGATCTGA
- the CIB2 gene encoding calcium and integrin-binding family member 2 isoform X4 has product MGNKQTIFTEEQLDNYQENPFKERIVEAFSEEGDGNLTFNDFVDMFSVLCESAPRDLKASYAFKIYDFNTDNFICKEDLERTLARLTKSELDEDEVVMVCDKVIEEADLDGDGKLGFADFEDMIAKAPDFLSTFHIRI; this is encoded by the exons ATGGGAAACAAGCAGACCATATTCACGGAGGAGCAGCTGGACAACTACCAG GAGAACCCGTTCAAGGAGCGGATCGTGGAGGCGTTCTCCGAGGAAGGCGACGGCAATCTCACCTTCAACGACTTCGTAGACATGTTCTCAGTGCTCTGCGAGTCAGCACCCCGAGACCTCAAAGCCAGCTATGCCTTCAAGATCTATG ACTTCAACACTGACAACTTCATCTGCAAGGAGGACCTGGAGCGGACATTGGCTCGGCTCACCAAGTCGGAGCTGGATGAGGACGAGGTGGTGATGGTGTGTGACAAGGTCATTGAGGAGGCCGACCTGGATGGGGATGGCAAGCTGGGCTTTGCTGACTTTGAGGATATGATCGCCAAGGCCCCCGACTTCCTCAG CACCTTCCACATCCGGATCTGA
- the IDH3A gene encoding isocitrate dehydrogenase [NAD] subunit alpha, mitochondrial, with protein sequence MAGPAWISKVSRLLGAFGSQKQVTRGLAGGGQTVTLIPGDGIGPEISAAVMKIFDAAKAPIQWEERNVTAIQGPGGKWMIPPEAKESMDKNKMGLKGPLKTPIAAGHPSMNLLLRKTFDLYANVRPCVSIEGYKTPYTDVNIVTIRENTEGEYSGIEHIIVDGVVQSIKLITEEASKRIAEFAFEYARNNHRSNVTAVHKANIMRMSDGLFLQKCREVAENCKDIKFNEMYLDTVCLNMVQDPSQFDVLVMPNLYGDILSDLCAGLIGGLGVTPSGNIGANGVAIFESVHGTAPDIAGKDMANPTALLLSAVMMLRHMGLFDHAAKIETACFATIKDGKILTKDLGGNSKCSDFTEEICRRVRDMD encoded by the exons ATGGCCGGGCCCGCGTGGATCTCCAAG GTCTCTCGACTGCTGGGGGCATTCGGCAGCCAAAAACAGGTGACGAGAGGTTTGGCCGGTGGT GGCCAGACAGTGACTCTGATCCCCGGAGATGGTATTGGCCCAGAAATTTCAGCCGCAGTTATGAAGATTTTTGATGCTGCCAAA GCACCCATCCAGTGGGAGGAGCGGAACGTCACAGCCATCCAGGGCCCTGGCGGGAAGTGGATGATCCCTCCAGAAGCCAAGGAGTCGATGGACAAAAACAAGATGGGCCTGAAAG GCCCTTTGAAGACCCCAATAGCAGCTGGTCACCCTTCTATGAATTTGCTGCTGCGGAAGACATTTGACCTGTATGCAAACGTCCGACCCTGCGTCTCCATTGAAGGCTACAAGACCCCTTACACTGACGTGAACATTGTCACCATCCGGGAGAACACGGAGGGGGAGTACAGCGGCATCGAGCACATA ATCGTGGACGGTGTCGTGCAGAGCATCAAGCTTATCACCGAGGAGGCCAGCAAGCGCATCGCTGAGTTCGCCTTTGAGTACGCCCGGAACAACCATCGGAGCAATGTCACTGCTGTGCACAAGGCCAACATCAT GCGAATGTCAGATGGGCTTTTTCTGCAGAAATGCAGAGAAGTTGCAGAAAACTGTAAAGACATAAAGTTTAACGAGATGTACCTAGACACAGTGTGTTTAAAT ATGGTGCAGGACCCATCCCAGTTCGACGTGCTGGTGATGCCGAACCTCTACGGAGACATCCTCAG TGACCTGTGTGCCGGACTGATCGGAGGACTGGGAGTGACGCCCAGCGGCAACATTGGCGCCAATGGGGTGGCCATCTTTGAGTCG GTCCACGGCACTGCCCCCGACATCGCGGGCAAGGATATGGCCAACCCTACAGCCCTGCTGCTCAGTGCCGTGATGATGCTGCGCCACATGGGCCTGTTCGACCACGCCGCCAAGATCGAGACTGCGTGCTTCGCCACAATCAAGGATGGGAAG aTCTTAACAAAAGACTTGGGAGGCAATTCCAAGTGCTCTGACTTCACAGAGGAAATCTGCCGCCGAGTGAGAGATATGGATTGA
- the CIB2 gene encoding calcium and integrin-binding family member 2 isoform X1 yields the protein MGNKQTIFTEEQLDNYQDCTFFNKKDILKLHARFYELAPNLVPMDYRKSPIVHVPMSLIIQMPELRLLPAEVPAPSVSTRMGSGTLLGAPHLHTVPQENPFKERIVEAFSEEGDGNLTFNDFVDMFSVLCESAPRDLKASYAFKIYDFNTDNFICKEDLERTLARLTKSELDEDEVVMVCDKVIEEADLDGDGKLGFADFEDMIAKAPDFLSTFHIRI from the exons ATGGGAAACAAGCAGACCATATTCACGGAGGAGCAGCTGGACAACTACCAG GACTGCACCTTCTTCAACAAGAAGGACATTCTCAA GCTGCACGCACGCTTCTATGAGCTGGCCCCCAACCTCGTGCCCATGGACTACAGGAAGAGCCCAATTGTGCACGTGCCCATGAGCCTTATCATCCAGATGCCTGAGCTGCGG CTCCTGCCCGCAGAGGTTCCGGCCCCCTCTGTGAGCACCAGGATGGGCTCAGGGACACTGCTCGGTGCCCCTCACCTGCACACGGTCCCCCAGGAGAACCCGTTCAAGGAGCGGATCGTGGAGGCGTTCTCCGAGGAAGGCGACGGCAATCTCACCTTCAACGACTTCGTAGACATGTTCTCAGTGCTCTGCGAGTCAGCACCCCGAGACCTCAAAGCCAGCTATGCCTTCAAGATCTATG ACTTCAACACTGACAACTTCATCTGCAAGGAGGACCTGGAGCGGACATTGGCTCGGCTCACCAAGTCGGAGCTGGATGAGGACGAGGTGGTGATGGTGTGTGACAAGGTCATTGAGGAGGCCGACCTGGATGGGGATGGCAAGCTGGGCTTTGCTGACTTTGAGGATATGATCGCCAAGGCCCCCGACTTCCTCAG CACCTTCCACATCCGGATCTGA